A window of Kribbella voronezhensis genomic DNA:
GAGCAGCGAGACGAGTGACGCGGCGAGCCGGCCGGCGTGGTCGCGGACCACGCGGGCCAGCTCGTCAGCGGCCGGACCGGTGGTCATGACTCCACGGGGCGGATTTCGACGATCGGGCAGGCGGGCCAGGTCTTGACCATGCGCAGCGCCTCGTCGAGGTCGGCGACCTCGATCTCGGTGAATCCGGAGATGACTTCCTTGCCTTCCATGAACGGGCCGTCGGTGGTGACGGGTTCGGCGCCGTCGAGCCGCACGGTCGTGGCGGTGGCTGCGCCCTTGAGCTTGCCGGTCGTACTACGGATCTTCGCGGCGTGATCGATGAACCACTGATTCACCCGGTCATAGACCTGTTCCAGCTCGGCCGGGGTCATCGCCTCGACTTCCTTGGTGTACTCCTCCGTGTCGACGAACATCAGCACGTACTTCACGCGCGTCACCTCCTTGGTTTCAGTGTGGCTGCTCCGGGGTCAGCCGGCCTGGAGGTGGGCGTAGAGGTCGATGCCGTTGCCGGCCGGGTCGGCGACGGTGGCGTAGCGCATTCCCCAGGGCGCGTCGAAGGGTTCCTGCAGTCCGGCGACGCCGGCGCTGGTGAGTTCGGCGTACTTGGTGTCGACGTCGGCCGAGGTGTCGAACTGGAAGGCGAGGAACGTTCGGCCGGTGGTTGGTGGGGTCCAGCCCGCAGTGGTCTTGGTGCGCAGGTCGTCGGTGTCGAGCATCAGGTGCAGGCCGCTGGGCAGGCCGCAGTCGGCGTGGTCGTCGGGCATGTACTGGTCGCGGACGAATTCGAGCCCGAGGAGCCGGTAGAAGTCGATCGCCGCGCCGAGGTCGGTGACGGCGATATCGAGCACATTGAAGGTCGGTTGCATCGGATGCCTCCCTTTTCGTGGTGACGGTTCACCCAGGAGACGATCGGCACGACCCCGAATACGACACTGCGCGATGAACCTCCCGACCTGGATCGGCACGCCGTCGGTGGCTCCTCAAGTGGCTTCGGGTGGGAGGTGTTGGGTGAGTGCGAGGGCTGCTCCGGCGATGACGCAGGCTGCTCCGGCGGCGAGGATGAGCGGCCGGTACCCGATGGTGGTGGCGAGGGCCGCGGCGGCCAGTGGGGCGGTTGCGCGACTGATGGTGGTCGGAGTACCGAGGATCCCGGCGATGGTCGCGTAGCCCTGGTCGCCGTAGCGGTCGAGCAGGATGGCAGGAGTGGCGATGGACGCTACGCCGAAGCCGAGCCCGAACAGCCCCAGACTGGTCGCGGCTCCGGCGATGCTCTGCCCGATGAAGGGCAGCAGAGCGATCGCAACGCCTTGCAGGGCGATGATTGTGGCGGCGATGAGGGTGATCGGCAACCATCTTTTGGCGACGGTGGTGATGACGCGGCCGGTGACTGACAGGAGGCCGAGCAGCCCAGTGAGGCCGGCTGCCGTCGTCGGTGTGTGACCCAGCTGGGTGAGGTAGGTGACCAGGTGGACGGCCAGGACGGCAAGAGCCGCGCTGTGCAGAACGAAGGCGGCGGCGATGAGCCAGAACCCGAGATCGCGAATCACTCGGGCAGGTGACCGCCGCAGGTGGTGACTGATTCGCGGCGCGGTCGGCTGCGTGCGCCCGAGTACGAATGCGTGCACGGGCACGGTGATCACGGCGACGATCCCGGCCAAGGCGATCAGGGCTTGGCGCCACCCGGCGGCTTCGATGAGTTGGCCGGTGAGCGGGATGAAGATCGAGCTGGCGAACCCGGCGACGAGAGTGATGCTCAGCAGTGCGTTCGCGCGTTTCGCCGGCGCGGTGACGGCGACGATGATCGCGAAGGCGGGCTGGTAGAGCACCATCGCCGAGGCAGCGCCGATGGCCACGAACACGGCGTACAGCTGGGCGGTGTTCTGCACCTGGGACCAGGCCAGGACGGCGAGGGTCGCCAGGATGGATCCGATGGTCATGACGCCGTGCCCGCCGTACGCGTCGAGTCGGCGGCCGACAGGTATCGCCATGGCGGCGCTGACGAGTACGGCGGTGGTCAGTGCGCCGGTGGCGACCGTGGTGGAGATCTGCAGGTCGTGGCTCATCGGGGCGAGCAGGGCGCTGAAGGCGTAGTAGAGAACGCCGTAGCCGATGGTGGTGGTGATGGAGAGCGCGGCCACGACCTCGCGTCGAGTGCCGCGGCGATCGCCTGAAGCCAAGCTGGTGGCGGTCGCCGCGGCGCGGTTCATCAGCCGCAGCAGCCCGATTGGCTGGCGGGCTTGTCGTCGATGACGGTCAGCAGACCGCCGCTGATGCCGGTGGCCAGGCCGCGACCAGCGGGTGCGGTGATCTCGACGGCCTGCGGTGCGGGGCCGCAGCAACCGCCAGCGGTCTCGTCGCCGGCGTCCCCGTAGGCGAGGTTCGAGGAACAGACGCCTGTCTCGGGCAGGTCCAGCTGCACGTCGCGTGCTGCTGCCCAGTCACCGGCCAGTGCTGCCACCACCGA
This region includes:
- a CDS encoding MFS transporter, which gives rise to MNRAAATATSLASGDRRGTRREVVAALSITTTIGYGVLYYAFSALLAPMSHDLQISTTVATGALTTAVLVSAAMAIPVGRRLDAYGGHGVMTIGSILATLAVLAWSQVQNTAQLYAVFVAIGAASAMVLYQPAFAIIVAVTAPAKRANALLSITLVAGFASSIFIPLTGQLIEAAGWRQALIALAGIVAVITVPVHAFVLGRTQPTAPRISHHLRRSPARVIRDLGFWLIAAAFVLHSAALAVLAVHLVTYLTQLGHTPTTAAGLTGLLGLLSVTGRVITTVAKRWLPITLIAATIIALQGVAIALLPFIGQSIAGAATSLGLFGLGFGVASIATPAILLDRYGDQGYATIAGILGTPTTISRATAPLAAAALATTIGYRPLILAAGAACVIAGAALALTQHLPPEAT
- a CDS encoding VOC family protein, which produces MQPTFNVLDIAVTDLGAAIDFYRLLGLEFVRDQYMPDDHADCGLPSGLHLMLDTDDLRTKTTAGWTPPTTGRTFLAFQFDTSADVDTKYAELTSAGVAGLQEPFDAPWGMRYATVADPAGNGIDLYAHLQAG
- a CDS encoding YciI family protein; the protein is MKYVLMFVDTEEYTKEVEAMTPAELEQVYDRVNQWFIDHAAKIRSTTGKLKGAATATTVRLDGAEPVTTDGPFMEGKEVISGFTEIEVADLDEALRMVKTWPACPIVEIRPVES